From Dictyoglomus sp., one genomic window encodes:
- a CDS encoding ABC transporter permease subunit, with translation MVKILKILLWFILALLNAIFLLFGIYLIRNAYYELGIVLLSALILIDFFILNPKAYPYRYTIPALIFLFLLVLYPIYFTIKTAFTNYGTGHIFTREEAIERLLYDPNYTYILEEKPIKFKIFSVFKDSQPTDDFLIIFEIDKEYYIGGIPLPKKQRGREILLREGKLTKIKNKIFDLDGKTFEVSPYPFNIDNIDFISTSNKVYKPIFMLDNPELEKNFYYFTLIIQKYLIQTEYVDKETGKILGVKIDNDGRWKFFIVDRLYRLSYENIGEDGKTKTKLVIINTKTKKTIIEEKGSFYDIDDKGNRIFLVGYSAFVGFENFTRILTDEQVSGPFFRVFLWTIIWSLLTVLFSFSLGLSFALVLNNRKLKGRNLYRTLLIIPWAIPYFISVLTWRNGIFNETYGILNKIILPFLGMEPIKWFNDPFWAKVICLTVNTWLTFPYMMTVSLGALQGIPDELYEVSAIDGAGKWHRFWYITFPLLLAVVAPLLISSFAYTFNNFTLIYLLTAGGPPMVGATTPAGHTDILISYVYKLAFEGRGQEFGFASAIAILIFFLVAGISLMNFKLSGAFEEIRGEQ, from the coding sequence GTGGTTAAAATATTAAAAATCCTCTTATGGTTTATATTAGCATTATTAAATGCTATCTTTTTATTATTTGGAATTTACCTAATCCGAAATGCCTATTATGAGCTGGGGATTGTTCTTCTTTCTGCTCTTATTCTTATAGATTTCTTTATTTTAAATCCTAAAGCTTATCCTTATAGATATACAATTCCTGCTCTTATTTTTTTATTTCTTCTTGTTCTTTATCCCATTTATTTTACTATCAAAACTGCCTTTACTAATTATGGAACGGGCCATATTTTTACAAGAGAAGAAGCTATAGAAAGGCTTCTTTATGATCCGAACTATACATACATTTTAGAAGAAAAGCCTATAAAGTTTAAAATTTTTTCTGTTTTTAAAGATTCTCAGCCCACTGATGATTTTTTAATAATTTTTGAGATTGATAAAGAATATTATATAGGAGGGATTCCTCTCCCTAAAAAACAAAGGGGAAGAGAAATTCTTTTAAGAGAGGGAAAGCTTACAAAGATAAAAAATAAAATTTTTGACTTAGATGGAAAAACCTTTGAGGTTTCTCCTTATCCCTTCAACATCGATAATATTGATTTCATTTCAACTTCTAATAAAGTTTATAAACCTATATTTATGTTAGATAATCCTGAACTTGAGAAAAATTTCTACTACTTTACCTTAATTATCCAGAAATATCTAATTCAAACGGAATATGTAGATAAAGAGACAGGAAAAATTTTAGGAGTAAAAATAGACAACGATGGAAGATGGAAATTCTTTATAGTAGATAGACTTTATAGGTTATCTTATGAAAATATTGGAGAAGATGGTAAAACAAAAACAAAACTTGTAATTATCAATACAAAGACAAAAAAAACTATTATTGAAGAAAAGGGATCTTTTTATGATATTGATGATAAGGGAAATAGAATTTTTCTTGTAGGTTATTCCGCTTTTGTAGGATTTGAAAATTTTACAAGAATTTTAACAGACGAACAAGTTTCAGGACCATTCTTCAGAGTTTTCCTATGGACTATAATTTGGTCTTTATTAACAGTTTTATTTTCTTTCTCCTTAGGACTTTCCTTTGCCTTAGTTCTTAATAATAGAAAATTAAAAGGTAGAAATCTTTATAGAACATTACTTATTATTCCTTGGGCTATTCCCTATTTCATATCAGTCTTGACTTGGAGAAATGGTATTTTCAATGAAACCTACGGTATTCTTAATAAAATAATCCTTCCCTTTTTAGGAATGGAACCGATAAAATGGTTTAATGATCCCTTCTGGGCTAAAGTTATATGCTTAACTGTTAATACCTGGCTTACTTTTCCTTATATGATGACCGTTTCCTTAGGAGCTCTTCAAGGAATACCCGATGAGCTCTATGAAGTTTCAGCTATCGATGGGGCTGGAAAATGGCATAGATTTTGGTATATTACCTTTCCATTACTTCTTGCAGTTGTTGCTCCTTTACTTATCAGTAGTTTTGCTTATACATTTAATAACTTTACCCTTATTTATCTTTTAACCGCTGGAGGTCCCCCTATGGTTGGGGCGACAACTCCCGCAGGACATACTGATATTTTAATATCCTATGTATATAAATTAGCTTTTGAAGGGCGAGGACAGGAATTTGGATTTGCTAGTGCTATAGCCATTCTTATTTTCTTCTTAGTTGCAGGAATTAGTCTTATGAATTTTAAGCTATCAGGAGCTTTTGAAGAGATAAGAGGTGAACAATAA
- the malE gene encoding maltose/maltodextrin ABC transporter substrate-binding protein MalE, which yields MRKLSLLFLILSLIVFSLTSAQATKITIWCSEKQVDILQRLGEEFKAKYGVAVEVQYVEFGSIKPNFLTAAPLGKGADIIVGAHDWVGELVVNGLLEPIPEFKDIKQFYDTALKAFSYGGKLYGLPYAMEAIALIYNKDYVKNPPLTMESLITTAKKINTAYKGKVKGFVTSAAEFYYVAPVIFGYGGYVFKDTPTGLDVSDIGLATPGAIKGVKLWKRLVDEGILSPGDNYQIMDSLFKEGKAAMIINGPWAVKAYKDAGVNYGVTVIPNLEAKVPAKPFVGVQGFMVNAKSPNKVLVREFLINFIATKDTMHKIYLADPRLPARKDVLALVKDNPDIVGFTKSASNGIPMPNVPEMAAVWGAMNDALNLVVNGKATPEEALSNAVKTIRAQIKK from the coding sequence ATGAGAAAATTGAGCCTTTTATTTTTGATACTTTCCTTAATAGTTTTCTCTTTAACCTCTGCTCAAGCCACAAAAATAACCATTTGGTGCTCTGAAAAGCAGGTAGACATTCTTCAGAGATTAGGAGAAGAATTCAAAGCAAAGTACGGAGTTGCTGTAGAAGTTCAATATGTAGAATTTGGATCTATAAAACCTAATTTCTTAACAGCTGCCCCTCTAGGAAAAGGTGCAGACATTATTGTTGGCGCTCATGACTGGGTAGGTGAGTTAGTAGTTAATGGATTATTGGAGCCTATTCCTGAATTCAAGGATATAAAACAATTTTATGATACTGCCTTAAAAGCTTTTTCCTATGGAGGAAAGCTTTATGGTCTACCCTATGCCATGGAGGCTATTGCCTTAATTTATAATAAAGATTATGTAAAAAATCCACCATTAACTATGGAAAGTTTAATTACTACTGCGAAGAAGATAAATACTGCATATAAAGGTAAAGTGAAGGGATTCGTTACTAGCGCAGCTGAATTTTATTACGTAGCACCTGTTATCTTTGGTTATGGTGGATATGTATTTAAAGATACTCCCACAGGACTTGATGTATCAGATATTGGACTTGCTACCCCAGGAGCTATAAAGGGTGTAAAATTATGGAAAAGATTAGTAGATGAAGGAATTTTAAGTCCTGGAGATAACTATCAAATTATGGATTCTTTATTCAAAGAAGGAAAAGCAGCAATGATTATCAATGGTCCTTGGGCAGTAAAAGCCTATAAAGACGCAGGAGTAAATTATGGAGTAACGGTTATTCCCAATTTAGAAGCAAAAGTTCCTGCAAAGCCTTTCGTGGGTGTCCAAGGATTTATGGTAAATGCCAAATCTCCCAATAAAGTTCTTGTTAGAGAATTTCTTATAAACTTTATTGCCACAAAGGATACTATGCATAAGATTTATCTTGCAGATCCAAGACTGCCTGCAAGAAAGGATGTACTTGCTCTTGTAAAGGATAATCCTGATATTGTTGGATTTACAAAGAGTGCTTCTAATGGAATTCCTATGCCTAATGTTCCAGAAATGGCTGCAGTTTGGGGCGCTATGAATGATGCTCTTAATTTAGTTGTAAATGGAAAAGCAACGCCTGAAGAAGCACTAAGTAATGCAGTAAAAACAATAAGAGCTCAAATTAAAAAATAA
- a CDS encoding LacI family transcriptional regulator — protein MKISPLIKEKIKNEILKFIEKNRGKNYVRIPSERNLAEKYNVSRTTIRSVIKELINNGVIVQFQGKGTYIVPKLKEKDIHIIYSPDIKKNDPFYTKFFLELSSLSSKEDINIIFANIDNLHKKDIPLIIVGLINEDLMRKIKEFYNVIITIEQYLAHDEIIQVSIDDYKIGWIAGEILINYGFRNLIHLAGPEKYTAPYLRKLGFIDRLKKETKIYYEILEGKMNWNSGYELGEVILQRFNNIKNPLGIFTANDWMAIGLIQRLREKRIKIGEEISIIGCDNIPLASEVVPSLTTFDWNVKSIILEIIHIINSIYSGKTLQSKRILIPAKLILRETLKKV, from the coding sequence GTGAAAATTTCCCCATTAATAAAGGAAAAAATTAAAAATGAGATATTAAAGTTCATAGAAAAAAATAGAGGAAAAAATTATGTTAGAATACCATCAGAAAGAAACTTGGCAGAAAAATACAACGTAAGTAGAACTACTATTCGTTCTGTTATAAAAGAGCTTATAAATAATGGAGTAATAGTTCAATTTCAAGGTAAAGGGACATATATAGTACCCAAACTTAAGGAAAAAGATATACACATAATATATTCTCCTGACATAAAGAAAAATGATCCTTTTTATACAAAATTTTTTCTAGAACTAAGTTCACTGTCTTCAAAAGAAGATATAAATATAATATTTGCAAATATTGACAATCTACATAAAAAAGATATTCCTTTAATTATTGTTGGCCTTATTAATGAGGATCTGATGAGAAAAATAAAAGAATTTTACAATGTTATAATAACCATTGAACAATATTTAGCTCACGATGAAATAATTCAAGTATCTATTGATGATTATAAAATTGGATGGATTGCAGGAGAGATATTAATAAACTATGGTTTTAGAAATTTAATTCATTTAGCAGGCCCTGAAAAATATACTGCTCCTTATCTAAGAAAACTTGGTTTTATTGATAGGTTAAAGAAAGAAACAAAAATTTACTATGAGATCCTAGAGGGAAAAATGAATTGGAATTCCGGGTATGAACTCGGAGAAGTTATTCTCCAAAGATTTAATAACATTAAAAATCCCTTAGGAATATTTACTGCTAATGACTGGATGGCAATTGGATTGATACAAAGATTAAGAGAAAAAAGGATAAAGATTGGAGAGGAAATTTCTATAATAGGTTGTGATAATATACCTTTAGCAAGCGAAGTTGTTCCATCCCTCACTACTTTTGACTGGAATGTAAAGAGTATAATTTTAGAGATAATCCACATAATTAATAGTATTTATTCTGGAAAAACTTTACAAAGCAAAAGGATTTTAATTCCTGCAAAACTAATCTTGAGGGAAACCCTTAAAAAAGTTTGA
- a CDS encoding ABC transporter ATP-binding protein/permease: MVEVVNKNKFISFLFSINDIKFLSCMTKKPLLRHIKEFLKEHKKDYLRGVIALLLTDIFQLIIPKFLGWGVDSLKKGYFRIKEILIYSLLLVVFATLTALFRYFWRMSIIPASRKLEAKIREKYFSHLQRLSINYFNYRKTGELMALATNDLNAVRELFGFGIIMFFDTLFLGILSIIFLLSINIKLTLYLLIPLPLITFSIFFFGRITHQRFKYVQEGFARLTDKVEETIAGIRVVKAYVQEEGELKSFLEKSKDLLEKNIKLVKVWGFMFPSIELLAGLCVLIIFYYGGLYVLRGEISLGDFIAFNGYIGLLIWPMVALGQVVNVFQRGKASLERINEVLDETPEIRDCKDAIYKERLEGKISFKNVYFSYSSNKSWVLEDISFEISPGKFLGITGPVGSGKTTLVSLIPRLFDINKGEIFIDDIPIKRLSLNSLRKNIGFVPQDNFLFSDTIANNIKFGNLSISDEKIEELVKLTALDEDIKDFPYGLDTVIGERGVTLSGGQKQRVALARALALDPPILILDDALSAVDAHTERKILNNLREIRKNKTLIVIAQRLSVIQDADEIIVLKDGRIIERGNHKELMRYGGFYARLYEQQQLEAELEENL; the protein is encoded by the coding sequence TTGGTAGAAGTCGTCAACAAAAATAAATTTATTTCTTTTCTTTTCTCTATAAATGATATAAAATTTTTAAGTTGTATGACAAAAAAGCCACTATTAAGACATATAAAAGAATTTTTAAAAGAACATAAGAAAGATTATTTAAGGGGAGTTATAGCTCTTCTCTTAACGGATATATTTCAGCTTATAATTCCCAAGTTTCTGGGTTGGGGTGTTGATAGCTTAAAAAAAGGTTATTTTAGAATAAAAGAAATTTTAATTTACTCTCTTCTTCTTGTTGTTTTTGCTACTTTAACTGCTTTATTCAGATATTTCTGGCGAATGTCAATAATTCCTGCATCAAGAAAACTTGAGGCAAAAATTAGAGAAAAATATTTTTCTCATCTTCAAAGACTGTCAATAAATTATTTTAACTATCGTAAAACCGGTGAATTAATGGCTTTAGCTACTAATGATTTAAATGCAGTAAGAGAACTTTTTGGATTTGGTATTATAATGTTTTTTGATACTTTATTCTTAGGAATATTAAGTATTATTTTCCTTTTAAGTATAAATATAAAGCTTACTTTATATTTGTTGATTCCGCTTCCTTTAATAACCTTCTCTATATTCTTTTTTGGGAGAATTACTCATCAAAGATTTAAATATGTTCAAGAAGGATTTGCTCGATTAACGGATAAGGTAGAAGAAACTATTGCAGGTATTAGAGTTGTAAAAGCATATGTACAAGAAGAGGGGGAATTAAAAAGTTTTTTGGAAAAGTCAAAGGATCTTTTAGAAAAAAACATTAAATTGGTTAAGGTGTGGGGATTTATGTTTCCTTCTATAGAGCTTTTGGCAGGCTTGTGTGTATTAATTATATTTTATTATGGGGGCTTATATGTTTTAAGGGGAGAAATTTCTTTAGGAGATTTTATAGCCTTTAATGGATATATAGGACTTTTAATATGGCCTATGGTTGCTCTAGGGCAGGTGGTAAATGTTTTTCAGAGGGGAAAAGCATCCTTGGAAAGGATAAATGAGGTTCTTGATGAAACTCCTGAAATTAGAGATTGTAAAGATGCTATCTATAAAGAGAGATTAGAAGGTAAAATTTCATTTAAAAACGTTTATTTTTCTTATTCTTCTAATAAATCATGGGTTTTGGAAGATATATCCTTTGAGATTTCTCCTGGAAAATTCTTAGGAATAACAGGACCTGTAGGTTCTGGAAAAACAACCCTTGTGAGTCTTATTCCCAGATTGTTTGATATAAATAAAGGAGAAATTTTTATTGATGATATTCCTATTAAAAGATTATCCCTTAATTCTCTAAGAAAAAATATTGGATTTGTGCCTCAAGATAATTTTCTTTTCTCTGATACCATTGCTAATAATATAAAATTTGGTAACTTAAGTATATCTGATGAAAAAATAGAAGAATTAGTAAAACTTACTGCTTTAGATGAGGATATTAAGGATTTTCCTTATGGATTAGACACGGTTATAGGAGAGAGAGGAGTTACATTGTCAGGAGGACAAAAACAAAGGGTTGCCTTGGCAAGAGCATTAGCTTTGGATCCTCCTATTCTTATTTTAGATGACGCCTTATCCGCAGTAGATGCTCATACTGAGAGGAAAATTCTTAATAATTTAAGAGAAATAAGAAAAAATAAAACCCTTATTGTAATTGCCCAGAGATTATCGGTAATTCAGGATGCGGACGAAATAATTGTTTTGAAAGATGGAAGGATTATTGAAAGAGGAAATCATAAAGAGTTAATGAGGTATGGGGGATTTTACGCAAGATTATATGAGCAACAGCAATTGGAAGCAGAATTAGAGGAAAATTTATGA
- a CDS encoding ABC transporter ATP-binding protein/permease, protein MRDYFEEQEILGKAYDARLMKRLLKYAKPHIRGILLAIILIFLITIGKILNPYIIKNAIDVSINPFKVIVIQGKEEKVYIIDKNKREMIKREDWEKLLNKYPVKKYNNDFYILERDLDKFSIEDKRILRTWDFKILMESAILYFIIIFGIFLLTYTQVYILHLTSQKIIYDIRKDIFHHLLRLPISFFDRNPVGRLVTRVTNDTETLLEMYNSVITSFVVDIFLIIGLSIFMFILNWRLALIVILSIPIVGYMSFIFRKYAREAYRDFRIKLARVNAYLAEHINGIRITQLFARERENEKEFREINNSLLKAQLRFIFVNAVFRPLVSALGSFVVSALIFFGGIQILSNKISFGLLFLFISYLDLFFRPIQDLAEKYDILQNAMASSERIFLLLDEPVTISSPKNPIRLGTIKGRIEFKNVWFAYDKEWVLKDVSFVIEPGEKVAFVGLTGAGKTSIINLITRFYDIQKGEILIDGINIKDLSLEDLRSQISVVLQDVHLFATNILHNIKLYRENIPYEKVREISRIVNAEEFILKLPQGYETPVQERGSTLSAGQRQLLSFARALVSDPKILILDEATANVDTETERLIQDALKKIIEGRTSIIIAHRLSTIQDVDTIYVLHKGKIVEKGNHQELLRKKGLYYHLYQIQNSNFIKM, encoded by the coding sequence ATGAGAGATTATTTTGAAGAACAAGAAATATTAGGAAAAGCATACGATGCGCGTTTAATGAAAAGGCTCCTAAAATATGCAAAGCCTCATATAAGAGGAATTCTTCTTGCTATAATTCTTATATTTTTGATAACTATAGGAAAGATTTTAAATCCATATATTATCAAAAATGCCATTGATGTATCCATTAATCCTTTTAAGGTAATAGTAATTCAGGGTAAAGAAGAGAAAGTTTATATAATTGATAAAAATAAAAGAGAAATGATTAAAAGGGAAGATTGGGAAAAACTTTTAAATAAATATCCTGTTAAAAAATATAACAATGATTTTTATATATTAGAAAGAGATTTAGATAAGTTTTCCATAGAGGATAAAAGGATATTAAGAACATGGGATTTTAAAATTCTTATGGAATCTGCAATATTGTATTTTATTATAATCTTTGGGATCTTTCTTCTTACGTATACTCAAGTTTATATCCTTCACTTAACTTCTCAAAAAATTATCTATGATATAAGGAAAGATATTTTTCATCATTTATTAAGACTTCCTATAAGTTTCTTTGATAGAAATCCTGTGGGAAGACTGGTCACAAGAGTTACCAATGATACGGAGACTCTTCTAGAAATGTACAACTCTGTAATTACAAGCTTTGTTGTTGATATTTTTTTAATTATTGGATTAAGTATATTTATGTTCATCTTAAATTGGAGATTAGCGTTAATTGTTATTTTATCGATTCCTATAGTGGGGTATATGAGTTTTATATTTAGAAAATATGCAAGAGAAGCTTATAGAGATTTTAGAATTAAATTGGCTCGTGTCAATGCTTATCTTGCAGAACATATAAATGGTATTAGAATAACCCAACTTTTTGCAAGGGAGAGAGAAAACGAAAAAGAATTTAGGGAAATAAACAATAGTCTATTAAAGGCCCAATTGAGATTTATATTTGTTAATGCAGTTTTCAGACCCTTAGTAAGTGCACTGGGAAGCTTTGTCGTTTCCGCTTTAATATTTTTTGGAGGAATACAAATACTAAGTAATAAAATTAGTTTTGGACTACTTTTTCTTTTTATCTCATACCTAGATCTATTCTTCAGGCCAATCCAAGATCTTGCAGAAAAATACGACATTCTTCAGAATGCTATGGCGTCATCAGAAAGAATATTTTTATTATTGGATGAACCTGTAACAATTAGTTCTCCTAAAAATCCTATAAGATTGGGAACGATAAAAGGAAGGATAGAATTTAAAAATGTTTGGTTTGCTTATGATAAAGAATGGGTTTTAAAGGATGTTTCTTTTGTTATAGAACCTGGAGAAAAAGTTGCCTTTGTTGGTCTTACTGGAGCAGGAAAGACTTCTATTATAAATCTTATTACTCGTTTTTACGATATTCAGAAGGGAGAAATATTAATTGATGGAATAAATATAAAAGATTTAAGCTTAGAGGATTTAAGAAGTCAGATAAGTGTTGTTCTTCAAGATGTTCATCTTTTTGCTACAAATATTTTACATAATATCAAACTATATAGAGAGAATATTCCCTACGAGAAAGTAAGAGAGATTTCAAGAATTGTAAATGCAGAGGAATTCATTTTAAAACTTCCTCAGGGTTATGAAACTCCTGTTCAGGAAAGGGGATCAACTTTATCTGCAGGACAAAGACAATTATTATCTTTTGCTAGGGCTTTAGTATCAGATCCTAAAATACTTATATTGGATGAGGCAACCGCGAATGTAGATACAGAGACAGAAAGGCTTATTCAAGATGCTCTTAAAAAAATAATAGAGGGAAGAACAAGCATTATTATTGCTCACAGGTTATCTACAATTCAGGATGTAGATACCATATATGTTTTACATAAAGGGAAAATTGTAGAAAAAGGGAATCATCAGGAGCTATTAAGAAAAAAAGGATTATATTATCATCTTTATCAGATTCAGAATTCAAATTTTATAAAAATGTGA
- a CDS encoding MBL fold metallo-hydrolase — MKKFLILITLFSLFSISFAMEIRYFGHACFRIQFNSGYSVIIDPFSSNYPIPQTTADLIISSHEHGDHYNPNFLGKKVEVIVGTKDRGTEWNLFEKKIEDIKIWNVPTFHDDAEGKKRGKNSITVIDGEGIRLVHLGDLGIVLTEKEIKLLGKVDILFIPVGGYYTLSQEEALKVINQINPKVVIPMHYKTEYTQGWPIGTLEEFLKLVKELKIVKFESSLLNISKDKLPKTTEIWILNYK, encoded by the coding sequence ATGAAAAAGTTTTTAATATTAATTACTTTATTTTCTCTTTTTTCTATTTCCTTTGCTATGGAGATAAGATATTTTGGACATGCTTGTTTTAGAATTCAATTTAACTCTGGATATTCAGTTATTATTGATCCCTTCTCTTCAAATTATCCAATTCCCCAAACTACTGCAGATTTGATAATTAGTAGTCATGAGCATGGAGATCATTATAATCCTAATTTTTTAGGAAAAAAAGTAGAAGTAATTGTAGGTACGAAAGATAGAGGAACAGAATGGAATTTATTTGAAAAGAAGATAGAAGATATAAAAATATGGAATGTTCCTACATTTCATGACGATGCGGAAGGAAAAAAGAGAGGGAAAAATAGTATCACTGTTATTGATGGAGAAGGAATAAGACTTGTTCATCTTGGAGATCTGGGAATTGTATTAACTGAGAAAGAGATTAAACTTCTTGGAAAGGTTGATATCTTATTTATTCCTGTAGGAGGATATTATACCCTTTCCCAAGAGGAAGCCTTAAAGGTTATAAATCAAATAAATCCTAAAGTTGTTATTCCTATGCATTATAAAACGGAATATACTCAAGGATGGCCTATAGGAACCTTAGAGGAGTTTTTAAAATTAGTAAAGGAGCTCAAAATAGTAAAATTTGAAAGTTCTCTTTTAAATATTTCCAAGGATAAACTTCCAAAAACAACAGAGATATGGATTTTAAATTATAAATAG
- a CDS encoding ABC transporter permease subunit codes for MILKLMKKEWKEFIKTGKFYALLFSFLFFAVSSPAIAKFTPEIIKSIVESQQAQGVMIQLPPPTWKDSFLQFLKNLNQIIFLILVIVFIGSIAEEKSKGTAIMIVSKGINRVIWVISKFIFQFLISFVFLLISYILCLYYTFFLFSNFPIENSLFSTLLYGIYLFFILSLILFSSSLGNNTIQSAGIFLGIFILFNIFSLFPNLNSYNPLYLSSLENMWIIGSVELKEAIKPIISTIIFSFIFLFLGVLHFNNQEL; via the coding sequence ATGATTTTAAAACTTATGAAAAAAGAATGGAAAGAATTTATAAAAACAGGAAAGTTTTATGCCTTATTATTTTCTTTTTTGTTTTTTGCAGTATCAAGCCCTGCTATCGCTAAATTTACCCCTGAGATTATTAAGAGCATAGTAGAATCTCAACAAGCTCAAGGAGTAATGATTCAACTTCCCCCTCCCACATGGAAGGATTCCTTTTTACAATTTTTAAAAAATCTAAACCAAATAATTTTTTTAATTTTAGTAATAGTATTCATAGGAAGTATAGCGGAGGAAAAAAGTAAAGGAACAGCAATAATGATAGTATCAAAGGGAATAAATAGAGTTATATGGGTTATATCCAAATTTATTTTCCAGTTTTTAATAAGCTTTGTTTTTTTGTTAATCTCCTATATTCTCTGTTTATATTATACTTTCTTTCTCTTCTCTAACTTTCCCATCGAAAATTCCCTTTTTTCAACTCTATTATATGGAATATATCTCTTCTTTATCCTTTCCTTAATCCTTTTCTCAAGTTCCCTTGGAAATAACACTATTCAATCCGCAGGAATATTTTTGGGAATTTTTATTCTTTTTAATATCTTTTCCCTCTTCCCAAATCTTAATTCCTATAATCCCCTATATCTTTCCTCATTAGAAAATATGTGGATTATAGGCTCTGTGGAATTAAAAGAAGCTATAAAACCAATAATTTCTACAATTATATTCTCTTTTATATTCTTATTCTTAGGTGTTTTACATTTTAATAATCAGGAATTATAA
- a CDS encoding ABC transporter ATP-binding protein, whose product MNVIETYNLCKYFKEKKAVDELNLEVPQGVIFGYLGPNGAGKTTTIRLLLNLAKPTKGYALVLGEDITKSKNYLKKIGFLPDVPNFYNYLTAREYLDFLSDILNINKKRIDEVLEIVGLKNEKKRIGTFSRGMRQRLGIAQALLHDPILLILDEPTSALDPQGRKEVLDLILSLKGEKTIFFSTHILADVERICDSVGIIKEGKLLLNDTIENLKKRYSSRTLYVEVNNCEKLFNKLKLLPWIESLTFLNKNGIIIKVKDMLISQKEIPKIISQEDLSLLKFEFLEPSLEDIFIEVVS is encoded by the coding sequence ATGAATGTTATAGAAACATATAACCTTTGTAAATATTTTAAAGAAAAGAAAGCAGTAGATGAGTTAAACTTAGAAGTACCTCAAGGAGTAATCTTCGGATACTTAGGACCCAATGGAGCTGGAAAGACAACTACTATAAGACTCCTTCTAAATCTTGCAAAACCCACAAAAGGGTACGCCCTAGTCTTAGGGGAGGATATCACAAAAAGTAAAAATTATTTAAAAAAAATAGGTTTTCTTCCTGATGTTCCCAATTTTTATAATTATCTTACTGCAAGGGAATACTTAGATTTTCTTAGTGATATTTTAAATATAAATAAAAAGAGAATTGACGAAGTTTTAGAAATTGTAGGGTTGAAAAACGAGAAAAAAAGAATTGGAACCTTCTCTCGGGGAATGAGACAAAGATTGGGAATTGCTCAAGCTTTACTTCATGATCCCATTCTTTTAATATTAGATGAGCCTACTTCTGCCTTAGATCCTCAAGGAAGGAAAGAAGTTCTTGATCTTATACTTTCCTTAAAGGGAGAAAAAACCATATTTTTCTCTACCCATATATTAGCAGATGTGGAAAGAATATGTGATAGCGTGGGAATTATAAAAGAAGGAAAACTCTTGCTTAATGATACCATAGAGAATTTAAAGAAAAGATATAGTAGTAGAACTTTGTATGTAGAGGTAAACAACTGTGAAAAGCTTTTTAATAAACTAAAGTTACTCCCCTGGATAGAATCTTTGACATTCTTAAATAAAAATGGAATTATTATAAAAGTGAAAGACATGTTAATATCTCAAAAGGAAATTCCTAAAATTATTTCTCAAGAAGATCTTTCCCTTTTAAAATTTGAATTTTTAGAACCATCTTTAGAAGACATATTTATAGAGGTAGTATCATGA
- a CDS encoding PLD nuclease N-terminal domain-containing protein encodes MDNLFQVLPLIIPLIILQVVFQIFALVDLIRRPREEIRGENKIIWGIVILIFAMLGPIIYFIFGRKIT; translated from the coding sequence ATGGATAATCTTTTTCAAGTTTTACCATTGATTATCCCTTTAATAATTTTGCAGGTAGTTTTTCAAATCTTTGCCCTTGTAGATCTTATAAGAAGACCAAGAGAAGAAATAAGAGGGGAAAATAAAATAATTTGGGGAATAGTAATCTTAATTTTTGCCATGTTGGGACCTATAATATATTTTATCTTTGGAAGGAAAATAACATGA